A portion of the Ficedula albicollis isolate OC2 chromosome 4, FicAlb1.5, whole genome shotgun sequence genome contains these proteins:
- the DRD5 gene encoding D(1B) dopamine receptor gives MVTVTVRFYFGWSPTERNDSSHGAGKIETRIFGLSACNTSQPPSRSHWHKPVRSQREAGRAVSAPVLDSPSSPGDAGGHFPAPRRGTALSSRAAQTRRTEPVSAPGIARVTRFRREGRKERAGRLSRCAFPSPRCRRPGRGDPAGRACSQGGGGGRAAPRERSPGALGARAGTGRAEPGWEPPGVVESEPRGSGQGACATGRVRAERSGEPEGERERRAERRRGERQRGGYPNRVRGTETEQGNAPNCGAGAPGRSRGAETSSRGIPPGAPGAAQVAAGSLLALLILWTLFGNVLVCAAIVRYRHLRSKVTNIFIVSLAVSDLLVALLVMPWKAVAEVAGYWPFGAFCNVWVAFDIMCSTASILNLCVISVDRYWAISSPFRYERKMTQRLALVMISVAWALSVLISFIPVQLNWHKGGDVVATADIGDGFGTAWAAAGAVTTWAEDMSTTWVALAAVRPSDGTSGSNDTLTGPSESCDSSLNRTYAISSSLISFYIPVAIMIVTYTRIYRIAQVQIRRISSLERAAEHAQSCRSSHIDCHHHTSLKSSIRKETKVLKTLSVIMGVFVCCWLPFFILNCMVPFCESPPSDPHAGLPCVSETTFNIFVWFGWANSSLNPIIYAFNADFRKVFSNLLGCGQFCSGTAVETVNISNELISYNQDTLYHKEIVTAYVNMIPNVVDCEENREDPFDRMSQISPDHEVATDSACELDCEGEISLGKITPFTPNGLH, from the exons ACCCGTTCGCTCCCAGCGAGAGGCCGGCCGAGCTGTGTCCGCGCCCGTCCTGGACAGTCCCTCTTCCCCCGGGGATGCCGGGGGTCATTTCCCCGCTCCCCGCCGTGGGACCGCGCTCTCCTCTCGTGCTGCGCAAACCCGCCGCACGGAGCCGGTGTCGGCACCGGGAATTGCGAGGGTGACTCGGTTTCGGAGGGAGGGACGGAAGGAGCGGGCAGGGCGGCTGTCCCGCTGCGCCTTTCCGtccc CGCGGTGCCGCCGGCCCGGACGGGGCGATCCTGCGGGCCGAGCATGCTCACAGGGCGGCGGGGGCGGGCGGGCAGCACCGCGGGAGCGCAGCCCCGGCGCGCTGGGAGCCCGGGCGGGCACGGGGCGAGCGGAGCCCGGCTGGGAGCCACCGGGAGTCGTGGAGAGCGAGCCCAGAGGGAGCGGGCAAGGAGCCTGTGCCACGGGCAGGGTCCGCGCTGAGCGGAGCGGGGAGCCcgagggagaaagagagaggcgGGCTGAGCGACGGAGAGGGGAGCGCCAGAGAGGCGGGTACCCAAACCGGGTCCGCGGGACAGAGACCGAGCAGGGGAACGCGCCGAACTGCGGAGCGGGAGCCCCTGGAAGGAGCCGCGGGGCGGAGACCTCGAGCAGGGGGatcc ccccgggcgccCCCGGCGCGGCGCAGGTGGCGGCGGGCagcctgctggccctgctcatCCTCTGGACGCTCTTTGGGAACGTGCTGGTGTGCGCGGCCATCGTGCGCTACCGGCACCTGCGGAGCAAGGTCACCAACATCTTCATCGTGTCCCTGGCTGTCTCGGACCTACTGGTGGCCCTGCTGGTCATGCCCTGGAAGGCGGTAGCAGAGGTAGCTGGGTACTGGCCCTTTGGGGCTTTCTGCAACGTCTGGGTGGCCTTTGATATCATGTGCTCCACGGCCTCCATCCTCAACCTGTGTGTGATCAGTGTGGACAGGTACTGGGCTATCTCCAGCCCTTTCCGCTACGAGAGGAAGATGACCCAGCGCTTGGCTCTGGTGATGATCAGCGTGGCATGGGCGCTGTCCGTGCTCATCTCCTTCATCCCTGTCCAGCTCAACTGGCACAAAGGTGGGGATGTTGTTGCCACTGCTGATATTGGAGATGGATttggcactgcctgggcagcagcaggtgctgtcACCACCTGGGCAGAAGATATGAGCACCACATGGGTGGCATTAGCAGCAGTGCGACCCTCTGATGGGACCTCTGGCAGCAATGATACCCTCACTGGACCATCAGAGAGCTGTGACTCCAGCCTCAACAGGACTTATGCTATTTCCTCCTCCTTGATCAGTTTTTATATCCCGGTGGCTATCATGATAGTTACCTACACTCGAATCTACCGCATTGCCCAGGTGCAGATTCGTCGGATCTCTTCCTTGGAGAGGGCAGCCGAGCATGCACAGAGCTGCCGGAGCAGCCACATCGACTGCCACCATCACACAAGCCTCAAGTCCTCCATCAGGAAAGAAACCAAGGTGTTGAAGACGCTCTCTGTCATCATGGGTGTCTTTGTCTGTTGCTGGTTGCCGTTCTTCATCCTGAACTGCATGGTTCCCTTCTGTGAGAGCCCACCCAGTGACCCCCACGCTGGCCTCCCCTGTGTCAGTGAGACCACCTTTAATATCTTTGTCTGGTTTGGTTGGGCTAACTCTTCTCTCAACCCCATCATCTATGCCTTCAATGCTGACTTTAGGAAGGTTTTCTCCAACCTCCTGGGATGCGGTCAGTTTTGCTCTGGTACTGCGGTGGAGACTGTTAATATAAGCAATGAGCTTATCTCTTACAACCAGGACACCCTTTACCATAAGGAGATAGTGACTGCTTATGTTAACATGATCCCAAATGTGGTCGACTGTGAGGAAAATCGCGAGGACCCTTTTGATAGGATGTCCCAGATCTCCCCTGACCACGAGGTTGCCACTGACTCTGCCTGTGAGCTGGACTGTGAGGGGGAGATTTCACTAGGCAAGATAACACCTTTCACTCCGAATGGTTTACATTAA